In Patescibacteria group bacterium, the sequence GACGGAAGCACGGACACCACTTTAAAAAACTTGAAGAAACATTTTGATAACGACCCTTTCCTAAGAATTGTTACCTATAAAGAAAATCAAGGCAAAGGCTTTGCCTTGAGAAAGGGATTCTCATATTCCAGCGGTGACCTTATAGCTTTTTTAGATGCTGATTTAGATTTACATCCAAATCAATTACATGACTTATATCGCAAAATGATAAAAGAAGGTGCCGATGTGGTTATAGGTTCCAAGTTCCATCCCCAATCGAAGCTAAAATACCCTCTTCATCGTAAAGTAATAAGCCTTATCTATTGTCTTATACTCTACCTCCTTTTCAGGCTTCCTTTAAAAGACACTCAAACAGGATTAAAATTGTTTAAAAAAGAAGTATTGGACAGGGTTTTTCCACGGATACTTTGCAA encodes:
- a CDS encoding glycosyltransferase — protein: DGSTDTTLKNLKKHFDNDPFLRIVTYKENQGKGFALRKGFSYSSGDLIAFLDADLDLHPNQLHDLYRKMIKEGADVVIGSKFHPQSKLKYPLHRKVISLIYCLILYLLFRLPLKDTQTGLKLFKKEVLDRVFPRILCKRFAFDVELLANAYRLHYKIKEVPVVLNFRRNRKWGRMKLKDMWYAGLDTLAIFYRMYILKYYTKIEQHTSR